In Lycium ferocissimum isolate CSIRO_LF1 chromosome 11, AGI_CSIRO_Lferr_CH_V1, whole genome shotgun sequence, a single genomic region encodes these proteins:
- the LOC132036214 gene encoding F-box/kelch-repeat protein At3g23880-like, with translation MSDYLPPSLITAILCRLPVESLLRFRCVSRQWCSLISSPHFISTHLSHLGSPLLLLRHLSTSPKNQEHYSVYMDSSRTEKFTPVKELNFPFKTRSGNHFRVVGFCNGLFCLSDDLFGYTYTIVLWNPAIRKSITLPKPRVHFGPYGPYMFCLGFGFDRNNCDFKVVRIAYLQNKYGAYSVLPPEVEVYSLSSGLWRTVDSKDVRCKIIEYFYSSVYLNGAIHWVCCVKNDDGEFTSNLLVFDLTDEKFSEMCLPRELVHVSPLDLSVSLCEGQISMFWYEKGRDNGESCDCCAVWVMNQYGEVESWTKKFVVVLEGGLSHAIGFRGNGEFLVEKFVGDLMSYDPERKEFKDLGIHGGKDSFFLSQYAESLVLLDGSSGAVSDPSVASDAEEADSGLSEGGLLQEWYCSALYAKVSLCD, from the coding sequence ATGTCAGACTATTTGCCTCCTAGCTTGATAACTGCAATCCTTTGCAGGCTGCCTGTCGAAAGCCTTTTACGATTCAGGTGTGTTTCCAGGCAATGGTGTTCTCTTATATCGTCTCCTCATTTCATCTCTACTCACTTATCTCACTTGGGGTCTCCTCTTTTGCTCCTTCGCCACCTTTCCACTAGTCCCAAGAATCAAGAACACTACTCTGTTTACATGGATTCTTCAAGAACTGAAAAATTTACTCCTGTTAAAgaacttaactttcctttcaaGACTAGGTCTGGAAACCATTTTAGAGTTGTGGGGTTCTGTAATGGTTTGTTTTGTCTCTCTGATGATCTTTTTGGGTACACTTATACTATTGTTCTTTGGAACCCTGCTATTCGCAAAAGTATCACCCTTCCCAAGCCTCGTGTGCACTTTGGTCCGTATGGGCCGTACATGTTTTGTCTTGGATTTGGGTTTGATAGGAATAATTGTGATTTTAAGGTGGTGAGGATAGCTTATTTGCAGAACAAGTATGGTGCTTATTCAGTATTGCCTCCTGAAGTTGAGGTTTATAGTTTAAGTAGTGGTTTGTGGAGAACAGTTGACTCGAAGGACGTTCGTTGTAAGATTATTGAGTATTTCTATAGTAGTGTTTATCTAAATGGGGCTATTCACTGGGTTTGTTGTGTTAAGAATGATGATGGGGAGTTTACTAGTAACTTGTTGGTGTTTGATCTAACTGATGAGAAATTTAGTGAAATGTGTTTGCCACGAGAGCTAGTTCATGTTTCTCCATTGGATTTGTCTGTTAGCTTGTGTGAGGGTCAAATTTCtatgttttggtatgaaaaggGTCGTGATAATGGTGAATCGTGTGATTGCTGTGCTGTTTGGGTTATGAACCAGTATGGTGAAGTGGAATCATGGACTAAGAAATTTGTAGTGGTTTTGGAGGGAGGGCTATCACATGCTATTGGGTTCAGGGGAAACGGGGAATTTCTGGTAGAGAAGTTTGTTGGGGATCTTATGTCATATGATCCCGAGAGAAAGGAATTTAAGGATCTTGGTATCCATGGTGGGAAAGATTCGTTTTTCTTGAGCCAATATGCTGAGAGTTTAGTGTTGCTTGACGGAAGCAGTGGGGCTGTATCTGATCCTTCCGTCGCATCTGATGCTGAAGAGGCTGATTCCGGACTCAGTGAGGGGGGGCTATTGCAGGAGTGGTATTGTAGTGCCCTTTATGCAAAAGTTAGTCTTTGTGATTAG